The Maridesulfovibrio ferrireducens genome segment GACCCTCAAGTTTTTATAAACGATCAGAATGCGCTGACCACTGGTTCAGACCATGTCCTTGGAACTTTACCCGAAGGACATTCCTATCAGTATTTTCTGATTTCAGACGGAGGTAGAAACTACCCGGACCTTGCAGACAATGAACTTTCTTTCACTTTCGGTGACGATGGGAAAATGCTTCTTAATGTAAATGGAGTACCGTCAACTAAATCTGTTTATTTTTCCCAAACGGAAAACAATCCGGATACTCTTGATGGTCGCACTGAAACGTCAGGTAACGTCGCGAAAGATGGAACTCCGGCTCCCGGTCATTTCATTATTGAAAATGACGGAGACACAACCATCATCCGTATGGAAGATGTAAGAAACGGCGGAGATAAAGATTACTTAGACGTAGTCGTCCGCCTCAGCCCAGCCGAAGCATCAGACGGAACAGGATATCAGGCAACCTTTATTGAAGATGCAGGCCAAGTATATGTAGCGTCGGCAGGACTCACCATTGCCGACGTAGACAGCACAACAATGACCACGGCCGAAATTGTGCTGACCAACGCCATGGACGGAGATCTGTTGCGTGTAGGTAACCTACCGGAAAACATCACATCTTCCACAACAGAAGTTGACGGCAAGATTATAGTTACCCTGTCAGCGGCTGAAGGATATACAGCCTCCCCTGCTGACTTTGAAAACGCTATCCGCTCAGTATCATTTTATAATAACAGCGAAACTCCAGATACGGCTGACCGTATTATCACTGTCACTGTTAACGATGATCATAATGATATCAGCAACACTGCGACATCCACTATCTCGGTTATCGCCAGAAACGATGCTCCGGCACTGCTTAACATACACGACGACACTGCCTCTGAAGCCTACAACGACGACACTGTCGCCCCTTCCACAGGCAACCTGCTTGAACACGCCACTGATGCCGAAGACACGGACTACAGCGACGAAGGCAGCAGTACAACCCAGCTGAACATAGTTAATATTTCATTCACTGATGATGAAGACCACTCCCACAACCAGCAAGTTGCGAATGACGGCAGTGACTCAACTATCGAAGGAAAATACGGAACTCTTACCGTCAGTGCCGATGGAAGTTACTCTTACACCGCAGATAAACAAGCGACCGATGCTCTCTCAGATGACAGCGGCGCAACTGAAACTTTCAAATATACCGTTACCGACAGTGACGGAGCCCGCACAACCGCCAAGCTGACCTTCGACATTGAAGGGATAAACGATGCACCGGAAATAAAATTTTCCGCATTGGACGACTCCGCAGACCTAATCACAAACGGAAGTTTTGAGACCCTTAACAACGGGAACTCCATTCCGGATGAAGATTGGGGCAGAGGAACCGGTCCCGTCGGCTGGGAAATGGATGAGGGTAATCACTGGGAAGTTATGAGCGGAAACCGTCACGGCATCATCGGTGCTACTGACGGAGACAACGTCCTTGATATGGCTGTAGGCAAAGGCGAAGCTATGGTCATTTCACAAAACATAGAAGGACTTAGCACAGGGCAATATATTCTTGAACTGGATATGTTCGACAGAGGACAGAACTTAAAGCAACCGGACAGCGGTAACATAGACGTCCTCTGGAACAATGAAGTTATTGCAACTTTCAATCCCGGCTCCACCGAATTTGAAACGGGACGGGTTCTTATAAATATTCCCGAAGACACAACTTCAGGTAAACTTACTCTGGCATCCCATAATGCAGATGATTACGGAAACGTAATCGACAATATCCGCATGCACGCTGTAAGCGAACTTCCCTCTTCTGACGACCCTGCTGTAAACATAGCGGAAAATTCAAAGGCAGGCAGTTTTGTGGCAAGCGTTGCAGGAATAGATCCTGAAGGTGACGCTCTGACATACAGTATATCAGGAGATGATGCCTCCAATTTTGACATTGATCCTAATACTGGGGAAATCAGTTTATCTGACACAGCTGAAATCAACTATGAAGATGCGGATCATAACAAATTTGAAATCACGGTAACGGTCGATGATGGTAAAACAACTTCATCTGATGATTTGACCATCAACGTAACCAACGTAAACGAAGCGCCTACAGCAAGACATATAGATCTGGGCAGCATAAACGAAGATGCACAAAACGACGACGGCTCGGCAAGTTCCATTCACATAACTCAAGAGACCCTGCTTGCCGGATCAATTGATCCCGAAGGAGACACTCTCAGCATTGAAAATCTGTCTCTGGCGAAAGGCGAAGGTAATCTGGTTGCCAATGATGATGGAACATGGACTTTCACTCCGGCAGAAAACTGGAACGGAGATGTTGAGTTCAGCTATGATGTCAAAGATGCAGATTTCACGGCTACGCAAACAGCAGGCCTCACAGTTGCTGCTGTAAACGACGGCCCTGAACTTAGCTTTACCAGTTCAACTTACGCGGAAATAGATGCTTCCCATAACTTCATCCTCAACGGAAGCTTTGAGACCCTTAACAACGGTAACTCCATTCCGAATGAAGATTGGGGCAGAGGAACCGGACCATCTGAATGGGTCATGGATGAGGGTAACCACTGGGAAGTTATGAGCGGAAACCGTCACGGCATCATCGGTGCCACTGACGGAGACAACGTTCTTGATATGAGCGTCGGTGCCGGTGAAGCTATGGTCATTTCGCAAAATATTGAAGGACTTAGTGAAGGACAATATATTCTTGAACTGGATATGTTCGACAGAGGACAGAATTTAAAGCAACCGGACAGCGGTAATATAGACGTCCTCTGGAACAATGTAGTTATTGCAACTTTCAACCCCGATAATATTGATTTTGAAACCGCAAGTGTAATCCTCGACATTCCTGCCGGAACAACCGAGGGAACATTACAACTGGTATCCCATAATGCAGATGATTACGGAAACGTTATCGACAACATCCGCATGCACGCCATCACTGAAATTGAGACCGTCAACAGCAGCGATGACACAGCTATAACTATAGCGGAAACAGCCGGAACTGCAGATCATGCCAGCATTGTAGCCACAGCAATCGGTTCTGATATAGACAGCACCGATCTTACTTTCAGCATGAAAGATTCATCAAGCAAGCTCTCGATTAATGAAAATACCGGTGAAATATACATCAATGACGGAGAAACCCTCGAAAAGGGTAGCGATTACACATTAGATATCACTGTTACTGACGGCGACGGTGGCTCGACCACAAAAACTCTCAGCATCCATGTCAATGACGCGCCAACCATCGACCTGAGTCAGGCTTACGACATTGACGCAATAGATACCAGTGACTCATGGGGATACAATGCCCTTGGAACTTACTATCTGAATGAAGCTGGAGAGCCCGTTGCAACCAACGTTCTTTACGGCTACGCAGATGAACATGGTTCTGACAGCGAGCATGCTTTAAACGTGCATAAAACCGGAGACCTGCTTGAGCATGTCGAAAGCGGACAAACTCCGCACTTCTTCGTTCTCAACAGTGTAGGCACAGACGGTGACAGAACCGGCCCCGGATTCAACGAAAATTCTGAAATAACTTTCACTAAAGACGATACTGGTCAGTGGTGGGGAACAGGTGTCAACGACAACGGCGACGCCATGAGTTTCAAAGCCTACTTTGATGACGTAAGCCTCAACAATGACGGACAGGAAAGGTTCAAAGTTGACTCTACCGACGACGGAGAGACAAGAGTTTACGACTTTGAAGAATATAACGGTCACGCTAATGACGGCGATGATGTCAGCTTTTCTGTCCATAACACTGTCGACAATGATGATGGATACACAACAACATTCTCAGTGGATGGAGACTCCGTATCGGTTGCCGGTAACATCGCAATCGGCGATTCAGACTCCAGCCAGATGAGCGGAGCTGTTGTAACGCTGCAAGATGCTCAGTCCGGGGATGAGCTCTCAGTTGACACTCTGCCGGACGGAATAACTTATTCAATAAACACCGTAGATGGTAATATCGTCGTTACGTTAACAGGTAACGGCAGTACGGCAGATTACGAAAGCGCGATTAAAGCTATCAGCTTTGATAATGATTCAAGCGACATGAACACAGCTCCGCGCACGGTAACCGTACAAATAACCGATGCAGAAGGCTCAATATCCGAAGGAAGCAATGTCGCAACTTCGACTATCAATGTTGAGGCTGCAACCGATGCTCCGATCATTAACTATGATGTAACCGGACAGGAAGTTATCTTTAACTCCGATCAGGCCAGCTACCGGAATATGCTCGGAGTCTATACGCTTGATGAAAACGGGAATCCTTCCAATCCCAGAATCATCATGGATAACAGTCGCACGGAAATACATGGCAGCACGCTCGAAACTTTTGCTGCGGATGAGAACATCCGATTCTTCTTCATACCGAATATTGCCAACAAAGCGAATCTCATTACCAATGCTGCAGCGCTATCTTTTAAATACAACCACAAAGATATTCCTGAATTGTGTGTCACGGACGATAAAGGACATGATAAAATAGTCGACGTCAAATTTGCACACGAAGGATTCAATCCTGCAAACGAAGAGTCCGGCTACCTATTCGGTAATGACCAAGACGATTCACAGTACAATCACGGTACAAATATTGAACACATGGAATCAGTTCATGTGGATAACGGCGAATCTTTAAATATCAGAATGGACGACCAGTTCAACAATCATCATCAACATAGACCGGTTGGCGGAGATGATGATGACTTTACTGACATCGTTGTAACTGTGAACGGAACCGACAACGGAGTCTTTAACGGCGGAAGCGGTGACGACATTGCGTACGGCGGAAAAGGCGATGACCATCTCAGTGGTCATGCCGGAAACGATCAGTTAGTCGGCGGCATCGGAAACGATGTTCTCGATGGCGGCGCAGGGGCAGATAAACTGTTCGGCGGCGACGGCAACGACCACCTTTCCGGTGGAAGCGGCAACGATATCTTTATTGCCGGAACAGGTGACAATTATATAGTTACCGGAGAAGGCGCAGACAAAATACTCATCGATAAATCCTTTATCGGTGACGACAGCGCAAACCCGACGACCATAACCATCTCTGATTTCAGCGTTGATGACCTCGGCACTGGTATGGATAAGATATCCTTAGGTGATGGACTACACGCGGAATCAGCTAAATACGTCGGTCCATCAGGAAGCGATGCAGGGCACACAGAAATAATCTTCAGCGACGGCATTGATAGCAACGGAACAGAAGACATCGTTGTAAAACTTATGGGAATTGAGTTGACGGATATAGGTTATACTTCAAATGACCATATTCAGTCCGGAAACGACGCAATAGACCATCTCATTCAGAACATAATTGACCATCCAGAAACAAACAGCTAATATTCCTTAAATAAATCAGCTCATCTTCATATGAAGACGGGCTGATTTATTTGCTCAATTTGATATTAACTATTTTTTAAATTGTCATAACATTATTAATAGACACCAAAAGACACTTACTAAATGAAAAAAACTATCCTACTCATACTGATTTTAACTCTGTTCACGTTCAATATCGCCCATGCAGAAATCGACGGAACTGTTTCTTTAAAGGAAAGTGTCATTGAAGCGGTTAAACAACATCCTAAAATTAAATCCCTACTCTTCAATCGTCAGGCCGTAGACGAAACTCTCTCGGCTGCTCTGGGACGTTTTTTCCCTTCACTTGATGCATCATCAAGCGTGGGCCTGCAAAATTACGACAGTGCTGCCACCAGAACTTTAAACCGAAACACTGATTCTAACGGAGCTTCGGACAACTCACTGACATTAACCCAAAACATCTTTGATGGTATGGAACGCATAAGTCAGTATGACCGTGAAAAAGCTCGACTGGAGTCAGCAAAACAACGACTTTTCGATAATGTTGAAACAGTAGCCCTCGATGCTATCCGCACACACATCAATGTTCTGCGGGAACGCAAACTTATGAGTCTGGCTGAAAAAAACATTCAAGACCACCAAGATGTTTTAAGTAATATTTCAGAAAGGGTTACAGCCGGAGCAGGTAATAGAGCTGATGAAATGCAGGCAAAAGGACGTGTAGCAAGAGCGGAAATAACCCTTGTTACATACACCGGTGACTTGCAGACAGTTGAAGCTGAATACCTCCGGGTTGTCGGCAAAAGACCAAAAGCCCTTGCCCCTACGGAATATATGGAAAGTATGGCTCCAACCACTATGGACTCAGTCCTGAGCCAGACTTTGGAGAACAACCCTAAAATCAAAGTCGCTAAAGCTGAAATCTCAGTTGCCGAAGAAAGCAAAGGGGTTATTCAGGCCCGCATGTATCCTGACGTTAATCTCAAACTCAGCTCCCGTTACACAGATCAACTGGACGGATCAAAAACATATTTACAAGACAACCGCGCAATGGTCGGTATTTCCTGGAATCTTTTTAGCGGCGGTACTGATTACAAAGACGCCAAGGCCGCTGACTCACGTGTTAAAGAAGTAGAGGCTGACCTTCAGGATACCAGTGATGACCTCACTCGTCAGGTCGCAACAGCATGGAGCGAATTCCAGACCGCCTCACACCAGATAAGACTTCATGAAGAAGCTCTTCAGTACAGCATTGAATCTCGCGATATGTATCTTATGCAGTTTAATGTAGGACAGCGCAGCCTTCTTGATGTTCTTGACGCAATCAACGAAGTATTCAGTAACAGCGTTTTGCTTGAAACAGCCCGAAGCAATCAGATATTCAGTATTTACAAATTCCTTACACTTCAAGGCACACTTGTGAATACGCTGGAAGTTGCCACGGCCACATACGATACTATTCCTGAATAAGCAGAATAAAGAATAATTCAAAAGGGCGTGATCTTAGGATCACGCCCTTTTTTATTTGCAAGAAACAAGATGAACTTTTCTTATTTAATAAGCTCAAATTGCCAAAGGCTGAACATAAAAAAGCCAAACTCTATTCATAAAAAAGGCTGTGAAGTAAACTTCACAGCCTGAATGTAGTAACCAAAAACCGTCAACTTATTTTAGGGC includes the following:
- a CDS encoding tandem-95 repeat protein, with product NDGNNGYTRENFIYTVTDPDGAESSAYLSMDIRGENDKPTIDLDGDAHLEMTFVKESASFINIFGVYQVDADGNNPSDPQVFINDQNALTTGSDHVLGTLPEGHSYQYFLISDGGRNYPDLADNELSFTFGDDGKMLLNVNGVPSTKSVYFSQTENNPDTLDGRTETSGNVAKDGTPAPGHFIIENDGDTTIIRMEDVRNGGDKDYLDVVVRLSPAEASDGTGYQATFIEDAGQVYVASAGLTIADVDSTTMTTAEIVLTNAMDGDLLRVGNLPENITSSTTEVDGKIIVTLSAAEGYTASPADFENAIRSVSFYNNSETPDTADRIITVTVNDDHNDISNTATSTISVIARNDAPALLNIHDDTASEAYNDDTVAPSTGNLLEHATDAEDTDYSDEGSSTTQLNIVNISFTDDEDHSHNQQVANDGSDSTIEGKYGTLTVSADGSYSYTADKQATDALSDDSGATETFKYTVTDSDGARTTAKLTFDIEGINDAPEIKFSALDDSADLITNGSFETLNNGNSIPDEDWGRGTGPVGWEMDEGNHWEVMSGNRHGIIGATDGDNVLDMAVGKGEAMVISQNIEGLSTGQYILELDMFDRGQNLKQPDSGNIDVLWNNEVIATFNPGSTEFETGRVLINIPEDTTSGKLTLASHNADDYGNVIDNIRMHAVSELPSSDDPAVNIAENSKAGSFVASVAGIDPEGDALTYSISGDDASNFDIDPNTGEISLSDTAEINYEDADHNKFEITVTVDDGKTTSSDDLTINVTNVNEAPTARHIDLGSINEDAQNDDGSASSIHITQETLLAGSIDPEGDTLSIENLSLAKGEGNLVANDDGTWTFTPAENWNGDVEFSYDVKDADFTATQTAGLTVAAVNDGPELSFTSSTYAEIDASHNFILNGSFETLNNGNSIPNEDWGRGTGPSEWVMDEGNHWEVMSGNRHGIIGATDGDNVLDMSVGAGEAMVISQNIEGLSEGQYILELDMFDRGQNLKQPDSGNIDVLWNNVVIATFNPDNIDFETASVILDIPAGTTEGTLQLVSHNADDYGNVIDNIRMHAITEIETVNSSDDTAITIAETAGTADHASIVATAIGSDIDSTDLTFSMKDSSSKLSINENTGEIYINDGETLEKGSDYTLDITVTDGDGGSTTKTLSIHVNDAPTIDLSQAYDIDAIDTSDSWGYNALGTYYLNEAGEPVATNVLYGYADEHGSDSEHALNVHKTGDLLEHVESGQTPHFFVLNSVGTDGDRTGPGFNENSEITFTKDDTGQWWGTGVNDNGDAMSFKAYFDDVSLNNDGQERFKVDSTDDGETRVYDFEEYNGHANDGDDVSFSVHNTVDNDDGYTTTFSVDGDSVSVAGNIAIGDSDSSQMSGAVVTLQDAQSGDELSVDTLPDGITYSINTVDGNIVVTLTGNGSTADYESAIKAISFDNDSSDMNTAPRTVTVQITDAEGSISEGSNVATSTINVEAATDAPIINYDVTGQEVIFNSDQASYRNMLGVYTLDENGNPSNPRIIMDNSRTEIHGSTLETFAADENIRFFFIPNIANKANLITNAAALSFKYNHKDIPELCVTDDKGHDKIVDVKFAHEGFNPANEESGYLFGNDQDDSQYNHGTNIEHMESVHVDNGESLNIRMDDQFNNHHQHRPVGGDDDDFTDIVVTVNGTDNGVFNGGSGDDIAYGGKGDDHLSGHAGNDQLVGGIGNDVLDGGAGADKLFGGDGNDHLSGGSGNDIFIAGTGDNYIVTGEGADKILIDKSFIGDDSANPTTITISDFSVDDLGTGMDKISLGDGLHAESAKYVGPSGSDAGHTEIIFSDGIDSNGTEDIVVKLMGIELTDIGYTSNDHIQSGNDAIDHLIQNIIDHPETNS
- a CDS encoding TolC family outer membrane protein, giving the protein MKKTILLILILTLFTFNIAHAEIDGTVSLKESVIEAVKQHPKIKSLLFNRQAVDETLSAALGRFFPSLDASSSVGLQNYDSAATRTLNRNTDSNGASDNSLTLTQNIFDGMERISQYDREKARLESAKQRLFDNVETVALDAIRTHINVLRERKLMSLAEKNIQDHQDVLSNISERVTAGAGNRADEMQAKGRVARAEITLVTYTGDLQTVEAEYLRVVGKRPKALAPTEYMESMAPTTMDSVLSQTLENNPKIKVAKAEISVAEESKGVIQARMYPDVNLKLSSRYTDQLDGSKTYLQDNRAMVGISWNLFSGGTDYKDAKAADSRVKEVEADLQDTSDDLTRQVATAWSEFQTASHQIRLHEEALQYSIESRDMYLMQFNVGQRSLLDVLDAINEVFSNSVLLETARSNQIFSIYKFLTLQGTLVNTLEVATATYDTIPE